AATGTAAATTTGTCCGATCCCTATTTTAGTGTTTCCCCCGATGGAAATATTATTTTCGGCCTTTTGGGAATCAAGGGTGTCGGAATGCAGGCGGCTCACGAACTTGTAGAAGAACGCGAAAAGAACGGCAGGTACAAGTCGTTTATCGACTTTTTGGAAAGAAACGATTTGCACACTCAAAACAAGCGGAACCTTGAAGTTATGATTAAAACCGGCTGTTTTGACGGCTTGGGGCAGGAACGTTCTACATTGATGGTAAACCTTGATGCAGCAGTTGCTTACGCTTCCCAAAAAAAAGAAAACGAAAGTACGGGGCAGGGAAGTCTTTTTGAGGGCTCCGGCATAAAAGAGTTTTCGGATTTTGTTTTTGAAAAAATCGAAGAGTTTCCCAAAAAAGAAAAACTGAGGCTTGAAAAAGAGCTGATGGGCTTTTATATTTCAGGACACCCTCTGGATGAATACCGAAAGGTTATAGATAATTCCGCTACCTTGGATATTTCACATCTTGCACGCGCTACCTCAAAAAAAAGATATGTTCTTGTGGGTATGCTTACAGGAGTCAGACAGCATCAAACAAAAAAAGGTGCGATGATGGGTTTCGGAACCTTTGAAGACTTAAACGGAACATTGGATTTGGTTTTCTTTCCAAAGACTTGGGAAAAATATAGGGCTGTTCTTTTACCTGAAACCGTCTGCGGCTTTGCCGGCTCCGTCGATAACAGTGACGGGGAGTCTCATTCCTTTTTGGTAGATGAAGTTTTGGAAATTGATAAGTTACAGCAAAAGGCTTTAAGCGAAGTTCATATTGAGCTTGATGAAAATATAACATCGGCAAAAGAATTGACAGGTTTAAAAGACTTCTTATATGAGCGGTCAGGGAATTGCGAGGTTTATATTCATGTAAAAGATGAGGATAAGGCTTATATAATTAAAGCTTCTCCTCAAATTCGAATTCCTTCAACTCCGGAATTTATAGAAGAATTAAATATGCAGTTCGGGGTTGAACAAATTTGGCTTGAATAAAAAAAATGATTAAATTAAAGTATAGGTAGAGAGGTTTATATGATATCATCACTTTTTAATACATTTGGTTTTGCGGTAAAGATTTATTCTTACCTTTGTATTGTTTATATTTTTCTTTCGTGGTTCGGTTCCAATTCACGAGGCGGTTTTCTTTATGAAATTTGTGATCCTTACTTGAGCTGGTTTAGAAGGTTTAAATTTACTCAAATCGGAATGGTAGATTTTTCGCCTATTTTGGCCATCGGGATTTTATCCCTTTTTTCCGGTGTGTTATTCCAAATTGCAGATATGCGGACATTTTCAGTTTTGGGAATTATATTAAACCTTGTAGGTATAGTTTGGTCATTTTTTTCATTCTTACTCAATTTCTTTATTATCATATTGATAATCAGGCTGGTGCTTGATTTTTCCGAAAACTACCGCCAAGGAAATTTTGCAGATATGCTCGACAGGTTTTTGTCTCCTGTTTTTGTTAGAGTGCACAAATTATCCGGCGGAAAATTTATGAGCTTGAGAAAACAGATAATCGTATGCTTAATAGTTTTAA
The DNA window shown above is from Treponema denticola and carries:
- a CDS encoding YggT family protein — encoded protein: MISSLFNTFGFAVKIYSYLCIVYIFLSWFGSNSRGGFLYEICDPYLSWFRRFKFTQIGMVDFSPILAIGILSLFSGVLFQIADMRTFSVLGIILNLVGIVWSFFSFLLNFFIIILIIRLVLDFSENYRQGNFADMLDRFLSPVFVRVHKLSGGKFMSLRKQIIVCLIVLILIRFLLGAFIGSLSVMFTYFRFV